A genomic segment from Pseudosulfitobacter sp. DSM 107133 encodes:
- a CDS encoding FAD-dependent oxidoreductase — protein sequence MPDLPTHARVVIIGGGVIGCSVAYHLTQLGWRDVVLLERKQLTSGTTWHAAGLIAQLRASANMTKLAKYSQELYGNLEAETGVATGFKRVGSITAALTTERLEELHRQAAMARAFGVEVQEISPSEVKAKYEHLNIDGVTGGVYLPLDGQGDPSNIALALAKGARQRGAHIQERAAVTNITRAGRRVTGVDWRGADGSNGHIACDMIVNCAGMWGHQVGRMAGVNVPLQACEHFYIVSEAIPGLTQMPVLRVPDECAYYKEDAGKILLGAFEPVSKPWAVNGIPPDFEFDQLPEDFDHFEPILEAAVNRMPMLADAGIHTFFNGPESFTPDDAYHLGLAPEMDNVWVAAGFNSIGIQSAGGAGMALAQWMEAGEKPFDLGDVDIARMQPFQGNKTYLAARASETLGLLYADHFPYRQKATARGIRRTPFHHHLLEQGAVMGELAGWERANWYANPGQTPEYAYSWKRQTFFDNIAAEHRAVRENVGIYDMSSFGKIRVEGPDACAFLNHIGGGQYDVPVGRIVYTQFLNPRGGIEADVTVTRLSETAYLVVTPAATRLADQTWMMRHKGDHNVVLTDVTAAEAVLAVMGPNARKLLQMVSPADFGNDINPFGTAQEIEIGMALARVHRVTYVGELGWEVYISADMAGHVFEVLHAAGQQMGAKLCGMHMMDTCRIEKGFRHFGHDITAEDHVLEAGLGFAVKLDKPAFIGRDAVLRKKEAGLERRLAQFRLTDPEPLLYHNEPVLRDGKIVGFLSSGAYGHHLGAAVGLGYVPCAGQSVADVLASSYEIDVAGHRYAAEVSLKPFYDPTGARTKV from the coding sequence ATGCCCGACCTGCCCACACATGCCCGCGTCGTCATCATCGGTGGCGGTGTCATCGGTTGCTCCGTCGCCTACCACCTGACGCAACTGGGGTGGCGCGATGTCGTGCTGCTGGAACGCAAGCAGCTGACCTCGGGCACCACATGGCACGCCGCAGGGTTGATCGCCCAACTGCGGGCGTCGGCCAACATGACCAAACTGGCGAAATATTCGCAGGAGCTTTACGGCAATCTGGAAGCCGAAACAGGTGTGGCAACGGGCTTCAAACGGGTCGGCTCGATCACCGCCGCCCTGACGACCGAGCGCCTGGAAGAGCTGCACCGGCAGGCTGCCATGGCTCGCGCCTTTGGTGTCGAGGTGCAGGAAATCAGCCCCTCCGAGGTCAAGGCGAAATACGAACACCTGAACATCGACGGTGTCACGGGCGGTGTCTATCTGCCGCTGGACGGGCAGGGTGATCCGTCCAACATCGCACTGGCGCTGGCCAAGGGCGCGCGACAGCGCGGGGCGCACATCCAGGAACGCGCTGCCGTCACCAACATCACCCGCGCGGGCCGCCGCGTGACGGGCGTGGACTGGCGGGGCGCGGATGGCAGCAACGGGCATATCGCCTGCGACATGATCGTGAACTGTGCGGGCATGTGGGGTCATCAAGTGGGCCGCATGGCAGGGGTGAACGTGCCGCTGCAAGCCTGCGAACACTTCTACATCGTCTCCGAAGCGATCCCCGGCCTGACCCAGATGCCGGTGCTGCGGGTGCCTGACGAATGCGCCTATTACAAGGAAGACGCGGGCAAGATCCTGCTGGGCGCCTTCGAGCCTGTCAGCAAACCCTGGGCCGTGAACGGCATTCCGCCGGATTTCGAATTTGACCAGCTGCCCGAAGATTTCGACCACTTCGAACCAATCCTTGAGGCCGCCGTCAACCGGATGCCGATGCTGGCCGATGCGGGTATTCATACATTCTTCAACGGCCCCGAAAGCTTTACGCCCGATGATGCCTACCACCTCGGCCTTGCACCAGAGATGGACAACGTCTGGGTCGCGGCGGGGTTCAACTCGATCGGTATCCAGTCGGCGGGCGGCGCGGGCATGGCGCTGGCACAGTGGATGGAGGCGGGCGAAAAGCCGTTCGATCTGGGCGATGTCGACATCGCGCGGATGCAGCCGTTTCAGGGCAACAAGACTTACCTTGCCGCTCGCGCTTCGGAAACGCTGGGGCTGCTCTATGCCGATCACTTCCCCTATCGCCAGAAGGCCACCGCACGCGGTATCCGCCGCACGCCGTTCCACCATCACCTGCTGGAACAGGGCGCTGTCATGGGCGAACTGGCCGGGTGGGAACGGGCCAACTGGTACGCCAACCCCGGCCAGACGCCGGAATATGCCTACAGCTGGAAACGCCAGACCTTCTTTGACAACATCGCTGCCGAACACCGTGCCGTGCGCGAAAATGTCGGCATTTACGACATGTCGTCCTTTGGCAAGATCCGCGTCGAAGGGCCGGACGCCTGCGCCTTTCTCAACCACATCGGCGGCGGGCAGTATGACGTGCCCGTGGGCCGCATCGTCTACACCCAGTTCCTGAACCCGCGCGGCGGGATCGAGGCGGATGTGACCGTGACCCGTCTGAGCGAAACAGCCTATCTGGTCGTGACCCCTGCCGCCACGCGGCTGGCCGACCAGACATGGATGATGCGCCACAAGGGGGATCACAACGTGGTGCTGACCGACGTGACGGCCGCCGAGGCGGTGCTGGCCGTCATGGGCCCCAACGCCCGCAAGCTGTTGCAGATGGTGTCGCCTGCCGATTTCGGCAACGACATCAACCCCTTCGGCACCGCACAAGAGATCGAGATCGGCATGGCGCTGGCCCGTGTGCACCGCGTGACCTATGTGGGCGAACTGGGTTGGGAGGTGTACATCAGCGCCGATATGGCAGGCCACGTGTTCGAGGTGCTGCACGCCGCAGGTCAGCAGATGGGGGCCAAGCTGTGCGGGATGCACATGATGGACACCTGCCGGATCGAAAAGGGTTTCCGCCATTTCGGCCATGACATCACCGCCGAGGATCATGTTCTGGAAGCGGGCCTTGGCTTTGCGGTCAAGCTGGACAAGCCGGCCTTTATCGGGCGCGACGCGGTGCTGCGCAAGAAAGAGGCCGGGCTGGAGCGTCGTCTGGCGCAGTTCCGCCTGACCGATCCCGAACCGCTGCTGTATCACAACGAACCGGTGTTGCGGGACGGCAAGATCGTCGGCTTTCTCAGTTCGGGTGCGTATGGTCATCACCTGGGCGCGGCGGTGGGCTTGGGCTATGTACCCTGTGCGGGGCAAAGCGTGGCGGATGTGCTGGCTTCGTCTTATGAGATAGACGTGGCGGGCCACCGTTACGCTGCGGAAGTATCGCTGAAACCCTTCTATGATCCGACAGGCGCGCGTACCAAGGTCTGA
- the rarD gene encoding EamA family transporter RarD, with amino-acid sequence MRTPPAPNVNPASGDTAQGLGFALGAYILWGFLPLYLKAVSHVPAAEVVAHRIIWAVPIAAGLLIALGRTRDIRAALRSPRTLAMGCVTAALITINWGIYVWAIAENRALDAALGYYINPLFSVALGALLLGEKLDKLQLAAVALALCAVVVLATTLGTVPWAAIAITVSWGFYALAKKQLPIGPNQGFLLEVLILLLPALGYVGYLTTTGQSHFMAGDSHDTWLLMGCGVVTAVPLILYANGAKQLRLTTIGVLQYVAPTMIFLVAVFVFKEPFGQARMIAFPMIWGALVLYTISMIRQMRGRRA; translated from the coding sequence ATGCGCACGCCCCCCGCTCCGAATGTAAACCCTGCCAGCGGGGACACGGCCCAAGGGCTGGGTTTCGCGCTGGGTGCCTATATTCTTTGGGGCTTTCTGCCACTATATCTAAAGGCCGTCAGCCATGTGCCCGCTGCCGAAGTCGTGGCGCACAGGATCATCTGGGCGGTGCCGATTGCGGCAGGCCTGCTGATCGCACTCGGCCGCACCCGCGACATTCGCGCCGCTCTGCGCAGTCCGCGCACGCTGGCGATGGGCTGTGTCACCGCGGCGTTGATCACGATCAACTGGGGCATCTACGTCTGGGCCATCGCGGAGAATCGCGCGCTGGATGCGGCATTGGGTTATTACATCAACCCGCTGTTCAGCGTGGCACTTGGCGCTTTGCTTCTGGGCGAAAAGCTGGACAAGCTGCAACTGGCCGCCGTGGCGCTGGCGCTGTGCGCGGTGGTGGTTCTGGCCACCACGCTGGGAACGGTGCCGTGGGCGGCCATTGCCATTACCGTCAGTTGGGGGTTTTACGCGCTGGCCAAGAAACAACTGCCCATCGGTCCCAATCAGGGGTTCTTGCTGGAAGTTCTGATCCTGCTGCTGCCGGCGCTGGGCTATGTCGGCTATCTGACCACCACCGGCCAAAGCCATTTCATGGCAGGCGACAGCCACGACACATGGCTGCTGATGGGCTGTGGCGTGGTGACGGCAGTGCCGCTGATCCTGTATGCCAACGGGGCCAAGCAACTGCGCCTGACCACCATCGGCGTGCTGCAATACGTGGCGCCGACGATGATCTTTCTGGTGGCGGTCTTTGTCTTCAAAGAACCCTTTGGCCAGGCGCGGATGATCGCGTTCCCGATGATCTGGGGCGCACTGGTGCTTTATACCATCTCGATGATCAGGCAGATGCGCGGCCGCCGCGCCTAG
- a CDS encoding nuclear transport factor 2 family protein, translating into MHATVQAFHDAVLAKNDDAILPLFAEDIRFMPPTYWKTWTGRAAVAAVLGHVNAVFTDFSYRRVLGEGRDWMLEFQCKVEGLDAVGVDLITLNDDGLVQEFEVVMRPYKTVGALREAMMARIAKDPSFATFREAIS; encoded by the coding sequence ATGCACGCTACCGTCCAAGCCTTCCACGACGCGGTTCTGGCCAAGAACGACGACGCGATCCTGCCGCTGTTTGCCGAGGACATCCGGTTCATGCCGCCGACCTATTGGAAGACGTGGACCGGGCGTGCGGCCGTGGCGGCGGTGCTTGGGCATGTGAATGCGGTTTTCACCGATTTCTCCTATCGCCGCGTGCTGGGCGAAGGGCGCGACTGGATGCTGGAGTTCCAGTGCAAGGTCGAAGGGTTGGATGCGGTGGGTGTCGATCTGATCACGCTGAATGACGACGGGCTGGTGCAGGAGTTCGAAGTGGTCATGCGCCCGTACAAGACGGTCGGTGCGCTGCGCGAGGCGATGATGGCGCGGATCGCCAAGGACCCCAGCTTTGCCACCTTTCGCGAGGCGATCAGCTAG
- a CDS encoding RluA family pseudouridine synthase yields METVYAPPTDPLVFLHDDADIVVVDKPAGLLSVPGRGDHLADCLITRVQAVFPTALVVHRLDRDTSGVMIFALSPHAQRTLSTQFAERKTQKAYVALVQGEPEEDKGTIDLPVIVDWPNRPLQKVCHETGKPAVTDWRVVKRHGDSARMRLVPHTGRTHQLRVHMLALGHPILGDPFYAHGAAADYPRMMLHAEELRVKHPENGKSIRFRAKAPF; encoded by the coding sequence ATGGAAACTGTTTATGCGCCCCCGACCGATCCGCTGGTCTTTTTGCACGACGATGCGGACATCGTCGTCGTCGACAAACCTGCGGGCCTGCTCAGCGTGCCGGGGCGGGGTGACCATCTGGCGGATTGCCTGATCACCCGCGTTCAGGCCGTGTTTCCAACGGCGCTGGTGGTGCATCGGCTGGACCGCGATACCAGCGGCGTCATGATCTTTGCCCTGTCGCCCCACGCGCAGCGCACCCTGTCGACACAGTTCGCCGAACGTAAGACGCAAAAGGCCTATGTGGCGCTGGTGCAGGGCGAACCCGAAGAAGACAAAGGCACCATCGACCTGCCGGTGATTGTGGACTGGCCGAACCGCCCGCTGCAAAAGGTCTGCCACGAGACGGGAAAGCCCGCCGTGACCGACTGGCGCGTGGTCAAACGGCACGGCGACAGCGCGCGTATGCGGCTGGTTCCGCACACGGGCCGCACCCATCAGTTGCGGGTGCATATGCTGGCGCTGGGGCATCCGATCCTGGGTGATCCGTTCTATGCCCATGGGGCCGCCGCCGATTACCCACGCATGATGCTGCACGCCGAGGAACTGCGCGTGAAGCACCCCGAGAACGGGAAATCGATCCGCTTTCGCGCCAAGGCGCCGTTTTAA
- a CDS encoding alpha-1,2-fucosyltransferase, with translation MIFSRLHGRLGNQMFQYAAARALAERQCTRVVLDDRTALHKGDGTLLRVFDLPDLAEAPLPPVKHQQPLAYAAWRGLGKRPRIRREKGLGYNPDFAHWADDSYLHGYWQSEQYFADIADTLRSAFVFRTPMSAQNADMAARIARGPSVALHVRRGDYVKVNTMALCDQAYYDAALAAIRMRMDADPTVYVFSDDPDWAKANLPLPFDKVVVDFNGPDADYEDLRLMTLCQHNIIANSSFSWWAAWLGETPDSIVAGPSRWFADTSMSNPDILPPRWISVGTTA, from the coding sequence ATGATTTTTTCCCGCCTGCACGGACGTCTGGGCAACCAGATGTTTCAATATGCCGCCGCGCGCGCGTTGGCGGAACGGCAGTGCACGCGCGTGGTGCTGGACGATCGCACGGCGCTGCATAAGGGTGACGGCACGCTTTTGCGGGTGTTCGACCTGCCCGATCTGGCTGAGGCACCGTTGCCCCCTGTGAAACACCAGCAACCGCTCGCCTACGCGGCGTGGCGCGGGTTGGGCAAGCGGCCGCGCATTCGACGTGAGAAGGGACTGGGCTATAACCCGGACTTCGCACATTGGGCAGACGACAGCTATTTGCACGGCTACTGGCAGTCGGAGCAGTACTTTGCCGACATCGCTGACACGCTGCGCAGCGCCTTTGTCTTTCGAACGCCCATGTCGGCGCAGAACGCGGACATGGCCGCGCGTATCGCCCGTGGGCCGTCGGTGGCATTGCACGTGCGGCGTGGGGACTATGTTAAGGTCAACACCATGGCGCTGTGCGATCAGGCTTATTACGACGCGGCCCTTGCTGCCATTCGCATGCGTATGGATGCCGACCCCACCGTCTACGTCTTCTCGGACGATCCCGACTGGGCCAAGGCCAACTTGCCGCTGCCCTTCGACAAGGTTGTGGTGGATTTCAACGGACCCGACGCCGACTACGAAGACCTGCGCCTGATGACCCTGTGCCAGCACAACATCATCGCCAATTCTTCCTTCAGCTGGTGGGCGGCATGGTTGGGCGAGACGCCAGACAGCATCGTGGCAGGCCCCTCAAGGTGGTTTGCCGATACGTCCATGTCCAACCCCGACATTCTGCCCCCGCGCTGGATCAGCGTCGGCACAACAGCTTAA